The segment tatatatttaataagttaTATGCATGCCAATATTGCAACATAGGGAGATCACAGCTGTCTGTGTCTGCATAGTCATGTTTTATCTTTGAATCAAAGACAATGcattatatttagtattattgGGTACTCACTCCCACATTAGGAACATACTTATTCATTTACAGCTACACAGAATTTAACACTTTAAGGTAGAAGATAGCAAAGCCACCTTAACACTTAAGAATGACCACATGCAGCTAGTAATGATTGTCAATGTACGATCCAGCCCTCTTTCCCAGCCTTTGGGTTACTTGCCACATATAACTCTTTAGTTAGTTCAAGACTGTCTTGTCTCACCTGTTTTGACATATTCTGTTTGATCATGTGCCAAGTTGATACTCTCTGCAATGGTCTCTATACACTCACTGACACTGTTGCCATGGCAAGCCGATCCTACACAATGGTATATAATCACTTTTATGTTAAGAGCTGTTTGCTTAATCATTAAAACTATCATCTTTTTGGGGGgaaacaatttaaaactaaGTAAAATGGCTACAAGAAAACATAACTCATTTTGTAGGCTTTAGTAGTATTTTCTGGGTCatagtgttttaaaaaaaaaaatgtactgacCAGGATGAAAAGTGTAGAGTGTTAGGCCAAGCTTCTCACAAATCTTAAGTTCATGGATCAAAGTTTGTCTAGATTtcttcagtgtttctgtgttcgACGAGCCACAGTTCAATAAATAAGAGCCATGAGGAAGAATTTGATCGGCAATGTAGTTATTGTCctacaacaacagcaacaacaagtTTTACTAACGTGTCAATGAGTTTTCAACATTAATTACCAAATATTTGGTTTATTTGACTCCTATGCAAATAAAGActtttaaaccatttttttaaaccacgTTTCCATGGGTCAAAGTTGAAGGGCCAAAATATTTGCTTTCTTTTCTTGTACATCACAGTATTATATTATGTGTGTAGATTCCAAAATTATACTTACACCAGAATActgatattaataatattatgcATTTGGTACCTAATGAGACTTATGGTTTTAGGAATAAATTttaattccctttttttaaaatgactgtTTGAATTTCGCTTGTCTATAAACTTATATAGTGATCACCAATTCAGGCTAAGAAAAGTACTAGGTGCTAAGTTCATATTTTCCATTTCATacaaaatctgacccaggaaattATAGGCCACTTTCCCTTACTAGTAGGTATCCTATAGGATATagtagaaacacaaaatacatTGCAACATTATAAATGATCTAAATCACAACTATTCTTGCCCAGGATAATTGCATGGCTTTAGTTTGCAGATATTTCTGTAAGATTTTGCTCATACCTTGGGTCGGGTTCTTTcaacaagctcagcatatatagatctaggatgTCTTTGGaaattctaccatctggcatgtgGGTGACATGTCTGAGCCAACATAGTCTTCATTATGTCAATAATTCATACTATTGCTGCATTTACTATTTTCAAAAGTTCTTGGTTGAAGACATGTTCTTTCCAGGAGATACACATGTTTTGGAGACAAAATATGGGCACTGTTCAATCATATGTTGACCAGCATTCACTGCAATAAAGCAGTGCTCACTACACAGACATTGAGCATTAGGTTGTCAAGGTCCAGTAGGTATTTTACAATATTCGCTTAGGAGTTTTGGAATTACAATTCTTTTTGTCACATCATTTAGGAAATATATAACATGTAATAACTAACAGCTTTACTTTGGTTTAGATAATAAATTCCTGTTGGTGTTTTTAactatattctttaaaaaaaacattttaaaaaattaggctTCAGTTAATTCTGGAAATAGTGTAAGCATAagaagcacacacacaaaacctaCAATACAAGCTTTTTTGAATTTTTCAACTTCTTTCTCATCAACAGAATTAAGTGTCCAGTTTCTTCCATTTCTTAGGAATAGGCCAAAAGATCTTGCTCCATATGATACAGCTTCTTTTACAGCTTTCCATAAACCACCTgattatagaaataaatatatgagtaatagattagatcttaatgaatatatatgtctttaaagtataaaatactagatgtctagatccaataaaaaaaaaaacatctaatattttaaatgattttcttAGAAGTATCTCAACCTATATTACCTGATATTGAGCAGTGAACTCCAACATACttttgacttgacttgactattTCATCTTTCAATATGTGGGCTGTATCTAGTGCAGGCACAGGACTTGGAGTTTTCTTTGATTTGCTCTTTTTATCTGTTTTAGTTTTATCCAGCTTCTTATAGTCTTTCTCTATAGGAGACTGAGTACTGATTGCAACCCGTTGTTCAGACTCTTTAGAACCTTGCTTTTTCTTTGGTTTTGGCTTCACAACAGCAGGTACTTTTGCATCTAGTTTCTCTGTTACTGTTGACAGGCTACCAGTATCACTTTCTTTTTCTGAATCTTTATTTTTTGGCTTTATCTTTCGTGCTCCTTTAACATTTGCTTTGGGTTCTTCTTTACCTTGTAGTAAAGATCCACTGCCACTTGCAAgagttacatcagaatctattttATCTTGTTTAAGTTTTCTCTGTGGCCTTGTGATTACTTTTGATTCATCTTTCTCCTGACAACCATCTTTACCAGAATCTTTTATATTCTGCTTAAGTGTTTTTTCTATCTTAACATTATCAAGTGGTATTTGTTCTTTATCCTGTTGGTGTGAGCCTTTTaaatcttgctttttttttgttgatcttCCTCCTACTGGTAATTTAAGTTCCTCTTTTCCTAATACTGATGACTGAAAATCGGTTAGAATTTGGTCTTCTGAAGTTTTAGCAGCTTGCCTTTTCTGCCTTGATGGTTTTGGCTGAGTCTCACTAGTACTGTCTAGTTGCTTTTTATCTTCTTTTGGCTTTCTTGAAGGCTTTTCATTAGTAGTTGGTTTTGATTGTTTATCTGAACTTTGGTGCAATGTTTTCCCCTTTGATAAGATCTCCTCTTGAGCCAAGGAGATAgaattacttattttgttttcttctgaatctttttttttcttggcccCTGGCTTTGTTCTGACAAGTTCTTTTGATTTTCCTGGTTTTATATCAGATCCAGTTAGAGCCTGTTGCTCTGAATCTTTTTTGTCTTGAATTTTTGTCTTTGAAACTCTACCTCGAGTAGGTTGtttaggtttttgttttaaagtggaTGAACTAGAGCTTGTATTCCCTTCTTTCTGATTATCAACAGCCCTATTTTGGTTCTTATCTAAAGCACCTAACTCAGCTAATTCATCAGGCTTATCATCCATTTTGGAAACAGTAGACATATCCTCTTTCTTTTCAGCATTTGAAACAACAGGTTTATGTTCTGCTTTACTGTCCAACTCTGCCAGTGTGTCTGAGGGTGGCTTACCAATATCCATCTCTTTAGCTGCAactacttttttattattttttttggaaactgcgtttttcttttcaacattCTTTTTGGGTGATAGCTTTTCTTGCATTAAACCATGCTCCTCtacttttctctttcttctatttcttggaATCGCAATCTGATTAGATTCTTCTTCATTGTTTTCCTCTCTGATGTTAGATGATGAGCTTTTATCCATGCTGAGTTGagaacctgaaaaaaaaagaggcatttttttttgttggtattttacttcactggcacaaattAAGCATGTTTTAAAAGAAGCATTTTTACACAGCTCTAAGAATGATAAGAATTATGATACTTAATGATCTGTGTTCTTTTTCTATCCGTTGTATCATTACTAACTCTAtcttctaattttgttttttgcttgCCCTCAATAAGTTTAGTATCTGATAAACATTTATGTAATAAAGTTTCCAGAAAATTATTAGCTAATTGTAACTTATCTATCGTAATAACACTTTTagctattaataataataataattgtcattATCCATGAGAATCTTgttgtgcattacaaaaaaacagTACCATTTCTAATTTCTTACCACTTTTATCAGCTCTGGGTCTCAGAGTTCTTCTAAAGTTCTGAGTGCCATCAAGActtgatttgtttttctctgCCTGCATTAGGCTGTTACCTTTCTTTTGCAAGCTTTTTGTTGTCATAGGCATGTTCACAGATGCAGAAGGTAATACATCTTCCATTCCACCCTGAGATTTTAGCATTAGTTTTGACTCCTTGGAATGATGCTGcaggtttttgttttctgacaaGTCCAATGAGCTTTTGTTAGGTACATTAGATTTATTGACTTCGGAAATACTGAAGGTAATACGTTTGTTTTTTATGCCACTGCTGTCCCCTTTTTCAGAAATTTCAGATGCTGCTGTGTAGCCTTCTATTTGTGACTTTGATTGGACACTATTTATGAGGAGTTTAGAGCCTTTTTTACTTGGCAGCTTTGACCTTTTTTTCATTACAGAGTTACCTTCTGTTATGGTAAATGTATCATTTAATGTGTCTATAATCAGAGACAATTTATCTCCAAAAATAACTTCTTCAGATGCTGGTTTTGAATTTCCAACAATTTGttctttttcaatttctgtATTTGGCAAAAAATTTTCTGTAGAAATATTGTTGACTATAGGCCTATTTGAAGACAATGGACAGTCAATTGGAATAACTGGACTCAGTAAATCATCCCTAGAGTTATCGGAATGGTGATCAGAGGAATCATGGACAACCGAGAGGTTGTGTAAAGCTATTGTCAGCTGTGGCACAACATCAGGTAATTCCTCTTCAAAATGCAACTCAAGGCTTATGGGAAGCccaataacattttctttgtcacTGACTAATGTGCATGTTTGTGGTAACACACTTGGTAATGAGTTCTGAGAATCAACAGTCTTAGAATCATGGATGTTAATAGGAGATTCTGGAGTGAATGTTGATGTGTCTGCCTCAAGCACTGTATTCACATAGACAGGGGATGATGATGGTGAGGATACAGAAAGtaaatgttcagaaacaaaaacattttcatgaGAGCTGTCACTGTCACCCAATGAACTGAAACTAACATTTTCAACTTTGACTAAATCAAGATTTATATCTCTGTCTCCTAGATTTGGAGATGCATAATCTGTATTTATAGTAaatgttcgtttttttttctttggagaATTATGAATAAAGGAAGCTATCCTCTGGTCTGTGCACTCTCTTGATAATTCTTCCAAATATTGTGCCTGAAGATTTTCTACCATTCTTCAAAGTAGCTTtgagattaaaaacaaaaaaaaaagagtatctATGCTAGACTGAattgatcaaataaaatataattttgccaGTTGCAAAGTctcttattataaaaaaaacaactgacatgattttaaaaaaagattttatatgatacataaacattttaaaattgcttttgacagatgtttataaatagatcactttattttatatttcatgtcTACTTTtaactaaaacattttataaatgagTAATTGTAATGTTATAGAATTACTTATTGGTATTTTAATCTTCTTCTAAGCCAATCACTTTACTCGGAATGAAAAAATCTACTGACTCATTTTAATATGCTGATACGTATATATGCCAAACAATATGATTTTAGACCGCTCAGATGATGCAACCATAACAGTATTTGGTTGGATGTTAACGTTGTGCCTTTATGTATCTCCCATTATAAAAAATTCAGTCAGGTTGACTTCATAGATTAAGCCTatatgtaaattattattttattccaTGACATTCTGTTGgaaaaagcaatcaaaatattaACTTCAATGTGTGAAATAAGCATCTTTTTCTCTAACTCATCAAGTTCTCAGCAGACTATTGCTATAAGAGGGgttttcaaaaacattcaataGATAGAGCTCCAGTTCCAGTAATAcaaattacaagacatggtaaaAAGTCAAATGCAAACTCTTTCTGTTCACAATAACTTCTCTATAGTAGGCCAGGTTCTTGGATAAATTTTACTTCCTTCAAtggaaacttgtaaaacaaaacaatcatctGTCAGCCCTCTTGTAGCCAGATCCTAATTTGTTTTACAGCCTGCtatcatttattatttacatATAGTGTATAGGTTTCTTTGCCAACTAGTATTTATTCATTAGCAATATAATCAGTAAAATTTGCAATTACCAATAGGATGTGAGGTACTTTTTCAAGAGAAacgtatttatttgtttgtcaaGTTTATTGTAGTTCAGTATTTATAAAATAGTATGCTCTTCAAGGACAATATTGAAAAGTGTtgtcaacaaaacaatattGGACAATTTTGTCTTAAAATTAACAGCCTTAATcaatttaagatttttttttagccccAGCTGCAAATGTCAAGCAGAATTAAATGTGAAAAGAAATACATTCCATAGAATATGGTATATATTCTTGTATTGTCCATGTGTATAACCTGCACACCCCCATGAATTTTGATAACATCTCTTTTGTTGtttgaaaacataaataaatgattgataataaattattttcccTAACTAGATAATTTATCtactatagatatagatctttagTCTACACTCTATCTAGAACTAATAAATCTTAAAAGTTAATAGAAATTACTTCTAATAAAAGATCAagaatcaatatatatatactaccaAAAAATGACCTGCTGTCTTAAGGctttagtttgggtattactgatctagtggattggatttagatctatgttgcaGAAATACCAGTGATACATTTAGGAATTCACACACTTATggtggtgcaggaattcacatatttgggaacaacaataaccagcaacctagatttagacactgagctgacaaaaagaataggaaaggcaaATGGCGAAACTCCCCAAGTGCAtgtgggaaaataccaaattgactatggcaaccaaaatcctagtctacaatgcctgtgttctgagcacacttctttatggcagtgagagctgggcaacttacatgcatcaagaacacagattaaaaaGCTTCCACCTAAGCTGCATGCGAGGCttaatgtgcatctcctggagggatcatgtcACCAACCATGAAGTTTTATCACGGGCCAAcatgcacagcatctatgctctccttcaacagagaagactacgctggctcagtcatgtcactcgcatgccagatggaagaatccctaaagacatcctaaATGCTGAACTTGCAAAGGGAGTCAGGCCTAAAGgttgcccaagactaacctacagagatgtctgcaagtgaga is part of the Biomphalaria glabrata chromosome 2, xgBioGlab47.1, whole genome shotgun sequence genome and harbors:
- the LOC106052205 gene encoding uncharacterized protein LOC106052205 gives rise to the protein MVENLQAQYLEELSRECTDQRIASFIHNSPKKKKRTFTINTDYASPNLGDRDINLDLVKVENVSFSSLGDSDSSHENVFVSEHLLSVSSPSSSPVYVNTVLEADTSTFTPESPINIHDSKTVDSQNSLPSVLPQTCTLVSDKENVIGLPISLELHFEEELPDVVPQLTIALHNLSVVHDSSDHHSDNSRDDLLSPVIPIDCPLSSNRPIVNNISTENFLPNTEIEKEQIVGNSKPASEEVIFGDKLSLIIDTLNDTFTITEGNSVMKKRSKLPSKKGSKLLINSVQSKSQIEGYTAASEISEKGDSSGIKNKRITFSISEVNKSNVPNKSSLDLSENKNLQHHSKESKLMLKSQGGMEDVLPSASVNMPMTTKSLQKKGNSLMQAEKNKSSLDGTQNFRRTLRPRADKSGSQLSMDKSSSSNIREENNEEESNQIAIPRNRRKRKVEEHGLMQEKLSPKKNVEKKNAVSKKNNKKVVAAKEMDIGKPPSDTLAELDSKAEHKPVVSNAEKKEDMSTVSKMDDKPDELAELGALDKNQNRAVDNQKEGNTSSSSSTLKQKPKQPTRGRVSKTKIQDKKDSEQQALTGSDIKPGKSKELVRTKPGAKKKKDSEENKISNSISLAQEEILSKGKTLHQSSDKQSKPTTNEKPSRKPKEDKKQLDSTSETQPKPSRQKRQAAKTSEDQILTDFQSSVLGKEELKLPVGGRSTKKKQDLKGSHQQDKEQIPLDNVKIEKTLKQNIKDSGKDGCQEKDESKVITRPQRKLKQDKIDSDVTLASGSGSLLQGKEEPKANVKGARKIKPKNKDSEKESDTGSLSTVTEKLDAKVPAVVKPKPKKKQGSKESEQRVAISTQSPIEKDYKKLDKTKTDKKSKSKKTPSPVPALDTAHILKDEIVKSSQKYVGVHCSISGGLWKAVKEAVSYGARSFGLFLRNGRNWTLNSVDEKEVEKFKKACIDNNYIADQILPHGSYLLNCGSSNTETLKKSRQTLIHELKICEKLGLTLYTFHPGSACHGNSVSECIETIAESINLAHDQTEYVKTVIENMSGQGKTVGGKLEELKAIIDKVIDKSRIGICLDTCHAYAAGYEIATKSGFEQFIKEFDEIIGLSYLCAVHLNDAKEGLGSNSDRHENIGKGKIGLEGFYHIMNDHRFNNIPIILETPVNNYAEEIKTLYDLETF